One part of the Neodiprion virginianus isolate iyNeoVirg1 chromosome 3, iyNeoVirg1.1, whole genome shotgun sequence genome encodes these proteins:
- the LOC124300141 gene encoding A disintegrin and metalloproteinase with thrombospondin motifs 9-like isoform X3: MSGHIRTSTGSYLIEPADRQTAGRGLTDKPVLHQIYLASATRSNSNSVNLPDDRAGENDCVLIDNIDDEAPALLIDDTSGPKIYVGEHPRRERRSIYRNSHAEESREDYYTDSDDFGRDDVSEFVRHGDQRQFLGQYQRPRNRYFPNERRINPLQKYQNYEIEDPFSSWRPRRALPQEYFIEIMVVADAKMAEYHGEGLQNYILILMSTVSLIYKDPSIGNAISIVVVKIKNTTETFGTKQINNGGIPANEMLNTFCLWQKHNNNPDETSPEHYDAALLLTRENLCHNTQEQRCDTLGLAQLGKMCNPRSSCAIVQDNGLAAAFTIAHEIGHVLSMPHDDDKNCRKYRGNTRIHNVMSRMLDDNTFPWEWSNCSRHYVTDYLDSGYGNCLLDEPSATTIPRTQRLPGEDYSENKQCELVFGVGSKICPFMAVCRRLWCTAPVWDPAQSCHTQHMPWADGTACAYGKWCHRGECVSRKHLKPVDGQWGPWGDYGECSRTCGGGIKKKYRECNNPLPQNGGNYCIGTRVKYRSCGTKDCPSDSKDFREEQCSKFNNNNMNIRNLARNVKWHAKYNRILPNDRCKLYCEVESNQYYMLRDKVIDGTPCGLDTFDICVNGRCKAAGCDHILNSSAELDTCGVCKGDNSTCQRITGSYNISRYGYTRVTKIPAGSSYIDIRQHGWRGSNNDSNYLALKNGETGENILNGKYMVAHRKVIIQPGITIEYSGPESVIERLNSSRPIAFDLILEILSVGSLYPPQISYEYTVPKNILTSYTWVLSDWTSCNRVCQGTMRRTPECRSTENKDVLPDDYCRAESKPSEENQPCNMHCTVRWIVISESECSSHCGPGTRTVISQCMYQFSAGTRPISEHACVHLARPASREVCIGPCDEAHWLYGQWGHCSKTCGGGIQFRTATCVDSNNYPVPESKCDSENKVLQQICEQGACPKWTLALDWTPCSVTCGNGTQEQPYWCQIENRVISATYCTDPRPVSSRICDMGPCFKWHSSEWSPCSVSCGEGVLRREITCRNVNGTPSSECDTLHAPPRTRLCKHQPCPIQVISTTPITYAADSDDFNKQHENEIDQFHPGYTWRTGSFGNCSKPCNGGSQSRMVRCSSAISGEVSNDDYCDQKQKPPTVILCNQHACPRWNTGDWSQCASTCGPGFQHRQVRCQSDRGEILPDKECSESEKPYHVRRCFKEACGGAKTQGSHSSNIPGSVRWRVSKFTPCSKSCGYGTKTRRVDCVAKTGTAEVTVEDQKCAGLKRRPKSQRPCQQRPCALTWQEGPWTECSAECGNGMQMRTVTCHRVNKYEWMDPTPVNGCRMSERPATEQTCKLRECDDEYYWVAEPWRKCSATCGRKGKQVRRLFCKRKDGTRVKNRFCPRALKPLRRRKCNIRRCGLLSCLEAKKKFKTNQDGEYLLIIGGKNMSIYCHNMTGDQPLEYLTLASGDHENFAEIYDKRLLDPRTCPFNGQRNDNCKCANYTGSTSGRTMFRRIRLDPRTLIVDVDDFTFSWTKGSKRVEFGKAGDCYSSVQCPQGQFSINLVGTQLGLSPTLSWVSQGSMTSRIINKINQQKVVGKCGGYCGFCKLQTGLKLDVLPP, from the exons ATAACATCGACGACGAGGCGCCGGCACTTTTGATCGACGATACTTCCGGCCCGAAGATTTACGTCGGCGAGCATCCCAGGCGGGAAAGACGTTCTATATACCGAAATTCTCACGCCGAAGAATCCAGAGAGGATTACTACACTGACAGTGACGATTTTGGGAGGGATGATGTCAGCGAGTTCGTCAGACACGGCGATCAGCGGCAATTCTTGGGGCAATATCAGCGGCCCCGTAACAG GTACTTTCCTAACGAACGTCGAATAAATCCTCTGCAGAAATATCAAAACTACGAAATCGAGGATCCTTTTAGTTCTTGGAGACCACGGCGAGCTCTTCCTCAGGAGTATTTCATCGAAATAATGGTCGTTGCCGATGCGAAGATGGCCGAATACCACGGGGAAGGACTACAGAACTACATTCTCATCCTGATGAGCACC GTATCACTTATCTACAAGGATCCTTCGATCGGGAATGCGATCAGCATTGTTGTCGTGAAGATAAAGAACACCACCGAAACCTTCGGTactaaacaaataaacaatgGAGGAATACCTGCTAATGAAATGCTGAACACATTCTGTTTGTGGCAAAAGCATAACAACAATCCCGATGAAACATCTCCGGAACATTACGATGCTGCACTTCTTCTCACAAG GGAAAACCTGTGTCACAACACACAAGAACAAAGATGCGATACACTCGGATTGGCGCAATTGGGAAAAATGTGCAACCCGCGATCATCTTGCGCAATTGTGCAGGACAATGGATTGGCAGCAGCGTTTACCATCGCTCATGAAATTGGCCACGT ATTAAGCATGCCGCACGACGATGATAAGAACTGCCGGAAATATCGCGGCAACACGAGAATTCACAACGTCATGTCGAGAATGCTGGACGACAACACATTCCCATGGGAATGGTCAAACTGTTCCCGTCACTACGTCACCGACTACTTAGA CTCTGGATACGGAAATTGCTTGCTGGATGAACCGAGTGCCACCACAATTCCACGCACTCAACGATTGCCTGGGGAAGATTATTCCGAGAATAAACAATGCGAATTAGTTTTTGGCGTGGGCTCTAAGATATGCCCGTTCATG GCAGTGTGCAGGAGACTGTGGTGCACCGCGCCAGTCTGGGATCCAGCACAATCGTGCCATACACAGCACATGCCATGGGCTGATGGGACCGCTTGTGCCTACGGAAAGTGGTGCCACCGTGGAGAGTGCGTGTCTCGGAAGCATCTCAAGCCGGTCGATGGACAATGGGGACCATGGGGAGA TTACGGAGAATGTTCACGAACATGTGGTGGAGGtatcaagaaaaaatatcgcgaATGCAACAATCCGCTTCCACAAAACGGTGGAAATTACTGCATCGGCACCAGGGTGAAGTACCGCAGTTGCGGAACGAAAGATTGTCCATCCGACAGTAAAGATTTCAG aGAAGAACAGTGTTCGAAattcaacaacaacaacatgaATATTCGCAACCTAGCAAGAAATGTCAAATGGCATGCAAAATACAACAGAA tctTACCCAACGATCGTTGCAAATTGTACTGCGAGGTAGAAAGTAATCAGTATTACATGTTACGTGACAAAGTGATTGATGGAACGCCCTGCGGTCTTGATACTTTCGACATTTGTGTGAACGGTCGCTGCAAAGCGGCCGGCTGTGATCACATATTGAATTCATCCGCCGAATTGGATACTTGCGGGGTTTGCAAAGGAGATAATTCAACCTGCCAAAGGATCACAGGTTCATACAATATCAGCCGTTACGGATATACCAGAGTGACCAAAATACCTGCTGGGAGTAGTTACATCGACATAAGACAGCACGGATGGCGAGGATCGAACAACGACAGCAATTACCTTG CGCTAAAAAATGGTGAAACCGGAGAGAATATTTTGAACGGAAAATACATGGTGGCCCATCGTAAAGTAATCATACAACCTGGGATTACTATCGAATACAGCGGACCCGAATCCGTGATTGAACGTCTAAACAGCTCCCGGCCTATTGCATTCGACCTAATTTTAGAG ATTTTGTCGGTTGGAAGTTTGTACCCACCACAAATATCGTACGAATATACGGTTCCGAAGAATATTCTCACCAGCTACACTTGGGTGCTGAGCGATTGGACGTCTTGTAATCGCGTCTGCCAAGGCACGATGCGTCGCACACCGGAATGTCGCAGTACCGAAAACAAGGATGTTCTTCCGGATGACTATTGCAGAGCGGAGAGCAAGCCGTCCGAAGAAAATCAGCCATGCAACATGCATTGTACCGTCAG GTGGATCGTCATCAGCGAATCTGAGTGCTCCAGTCATTGCGGCCCAGGCACACGGACCGTTATCTCTCAGTGCATGTATCAATTTTCTGCCGGCACAAGGCCGATATCTGAACACGCTTGTGTTCATCTTGCGAGGCCAGCCAGCCGAGAGGTTTGCATAGGACCATGCGACGAGGCTCATTGGCTATATGGACAGTGGGGACACTGCAGCAAGACGTGTGGTGGTGGAATACAATTCCGCACAGCTACTTGTGTCGATTCGAACAATTATCCGGTACCCGAAAGCAAATGTGACTCTGAAAATAAGGTGTTACAGCAAATCTGTGAGCAGGGTGCATGTCCAAAATGGACTCTTGCGTTAGACTGGACGCCG TGCTCAGTCACATGTGGCAATGGTACACAAGAACAACCTTACTGGTGTCAGATAGAAAATCGTGTTATATCAGCCACATATTGCACCGATCCGAGGCCCGTATCCTCAAGAATATGCGATATGGGACCATGTTTCAAATGGCATTCCAGCGAATGGAGTCCG TGTTCCGTGAGCTGTGGGGAGGGAGTGTTGCGACGAGAAATTACTTGCAGAAATGTCAACGGCACTCCAAGTTCAGAATGCGATACTTTGCACGCACCACCGAGGACGAGATTATGCAAGCATCAGCCTTGTCCTATCCAG GTGATATCGACTACCCCAATAACGTACGCTGCTGACTCTGATGATTTCAACAAGCAACACGAGAACGAAATTGACCAGTTTCACCCTGGATACACCTGGCGGACTGGAAGCTTTGGCAAT TGCTCAAAGCCGTGTAACGGTGGCTCTCAAAGTAGGATGGTCAGGTGTAGCTCGGCTATATCGGGCGAAGTTTCCAACGATGACTATTGCGATCAGAAACAAAAACCACCAACGGTCATTCTATGCAATCAACACGCCTGCCCGCGATGGAATACTGGTGATTGGAGCCAG TGCGCTTCTACGTGTGGTCCGGGATTCCAACATCGTCAAGTACGCTGTCAAAGTGATCGCGGCGAGATTCTACCCGATAAAGAATGTTCCGAAAGTGAAAAACCTTATCATGTTCGGAGGTGCTTTAAGGAAGCATGTGGAGGCGCAAAGACACAAGGATCGCATTCCTCGAATATTCCGGGATCAGTAAGGTGGAGAGTTTCGAAGTTCACCCCC TGTTCAAAATCGTGCGGATATGGTACTAAAACTCGCAGGGTGGACTGCGTAGCAAAGACTGGCACAGCCGAGGTTACGGTTGAAGACCAAAAGTGCGCAGGGCTAAAACGGCGACCCAAGTCACAGAGGCCATGTCAGCAAAGACCATGTGCCTTGACTTGGCAGGAGGGACCCTGGACTGAG TGTTCGGCAGAGTGTGGAAATGGAATGCAAATGCGAACAGTCACTTGTCATCGAGTCAATAAATATGAATGGATGGATCCGACACCCGTCAATGGCTGTCGAATGAGTGAAAGGCCCGCAACTGAACAAACGTGCAAGCTCCGCGAATGCGATGATGAATATTACTGGGTGGCTGAACCATGGAGAAAG TGCTCCGCTACTTGTGGACGTAAAGGAAAACAAGTAAGAAGGTTATTTTGTAAACGAAAAGATGGTACAAGGGTGAAGAATCGCTTTTGTCCCCGTGCACTGAAGCCACTGCGTAGACGCAAGTGTAACATACGCCGATGCGGTCTACTTTCATGTCTGGAAGctaaaaagaaattcaaaacaaatCAAGATGGCGAGTATTTACTGATAATTGGTGGAAAGAACATGTCAATATATTGTCACAACATGACCGGAGATCAGCCCTTGGAATACCTGACCCTTGCATCGGGTGACCATGAAAATTTCGCTGAAATATACGACAAAAG atTGTTAGACCCAAGAACATGCCCATTCAATGGTCAGCGAAATGACAACTGTAAGTGTGCAAATTACACCGGCTCAACCTCAGGCCGAACAATGTTTAGAAGAATACGGCTCGACCCCCGAACACTTATCGTTGATG TTGACGACTTCACATTTTCCTGGACAAAGGGATCGAAACGGGTCGAGTTTGGCAAAGCCGGTGATTGCTACAGTTCAGTACAGTGTCCACAAGGCCAATTTAGCATAAATTTAGTCGGTACTCAGCTGGGTTTGTCACCTACTCTATCCTGGGTTAGCCAAGGATCCATGACGTCGCGAATCATCAATAAAATA AACCAACAGAAGGTTGTGGGAAAATGCGGAGGATACTGTGGGTTCTGTAAATTACAGACCGGCCTGAAGCTGGATGTTTTACCTCCTTAG